A single region of the Leishmania panamensis strain MHOM/PA/94/PSC-1 chromosome 23 sequence genome encodes:
- a CDS encoding hypothetical protein (TriTrypDB/GeneDB-style sysID: LpmP.23.1520), with translation MAGRSSLIASSSLTVALPSTRAQAMTPTAASFSAPLRTAQRHKSFAETIHNMTIMRMGSSYKPNRYSSKDVSSGPWAGIGHDPVFANYLANKIVGPLRRKQSNSPEDFLNVDEASKWMDAKSAAKVLGIKEEELPKLTKMTLEDRFRKEYAERTNAHQEEVVIATEVLLEYLDSSLYVKKSKQYYRKFLENARLEVDADLTRVRRERNQSLMWWFSIAITGACAVIIFVAYARMYVTRDDMARIGTKTSEYFLMTFLQPKNPEPKPDYHTRYFNTPTSLELDKKSGRYNQQFLGTGEARLAERSTAYREQEEAEILKLFNDEREHSLRDRQDDKARESRVSVHLPEDMEGAARTPPSRESSGRTAFERITFPEFAGMLASNFGGGSRFQRLTQETSSRMELLNVAQERLKSSPP, from the coding sequence ATGGCGGGGCGCAGCTCTCTGAtcgcctcgtcctctctcACTGTCGCCCTGCCATCAACGAGAGCGCAGGCGATGACGCCAACAGCGGCGTCTTTCTCCGCTCCGCTGCGCACAGCACAACGGCACAAGTCCTTCGCGGAGACGATCCACAACATGACTATCATGCGTATGGGGTCCTCGTACAAGCCCAATAGGTACAGCTCCAAGGACGTTAGCTCAGGCCCGTGGGCCGGCATTGGCCATGACCCTGTCTTCGCCAACTACCTTGCGAACAAGATTGTGgggccgctgcgccgcaagcAGAGCAACTCACCTGAGGACTTCCTTAATGTGGACGAGGCTAGCAAGTGGATGGACGCCAAGAGCGCTGCAAAGGTACTCGGGATtaaggaggaagagctgccCAAGTTGACCAAGATGACGCTGGAGGATAGGTTCAGAAAGGAGTACGCGGAACGCACCAATGCGCAtcaagaggaggtggtgatCGCAACGGAGGTTCTTCTGGAGTACCTTGACTCGTCCTTGTACGTGAAGAAGAGTAAGCAGTACTACCGCAAGTTTCTGGAGAACGCCAGGCTTGAGGTGGATGCGGATCTGACCAGAGTGCGGCGCGAGCGAAATCAGTCGCTCATGTGGTGGTTCAGTATCGCTATCAccggcgcctgcgccgtcATCATCTTTGTCGCCTACGCCCGCATGTATGTTACGCGTGACGACATGGCCAGAATCGGTACCAAGACGTCCGAGTACTTCTTGATGACATTTCTTCAGCCCAAGAACCCGGAGCCGAAGCCGGATTACCATACCAGGTACTTCaacacccccacctccctggAGCTGGACAAGAAGAGCGGCCGGTATAACCAACAGTTTCTGGGAACAGGTGAGGCTCGCCTGGCCGAACGCTCCACGGCGTACAGGGAGcaagaggaggcagagatTCTGAAACTGTTTAATGACGAGCGCGAGCACAGCTTACGTGACCGCCAGGATGACAAGGCTCGCGAGAGTCGCGTCTCCGTTCACCTTCCCGAAGATATGGAGGGGGCGGCGAGGACTCCGCCGTCGCGGGAGAGCAGTGGCAGGACTGCATTCGAGAGGATAACATTCCCCGAGTTCGCTGGGATGCTGGCCAGCAACTTTGGCGGCGGTTCGCGCTTCCAGCGGTTGACGCAGGAGACGTCGTCGAGGATGGAGCTTTTGAACGTTGCGCAGGAGCGACTCAAGTCATCCCCCCCGTAG
- a CDS encoding acetyltransferase GNAT-like protein (TriTrypDB/GeneDB-style sysID: LpmP.23.1510) — protein sequence MPPSFHSLLGDYEVPGEAKDVEELVGGHEDFSDLPMARREALLQSVRTLVKKAAGTTSANQLEHLRVKASRLHGFKDTARKSELTAAYRQLVREGAICESAVVEALLTRKKGRSHSGVLVVTVFMGPGEFSCPKDCHYCPNQPGIARSYLLKEPGVLRGFRNGWDPISQFYDRASALENNGHVVDKIELIILGGTFSFYPQRYSEEFMTASFYAANTYYDSAPLRPMRSLAEELTLNENARCRIIGITVETRPDYISAHELRRFRSLGVTRVQLGIQHLDDDILNIINRDCPTAKTVVAIQRLLDAGFKVDAHWMPDLPGSSFEKDMELFETLFSAENESFQVDQWKVYPTATVPFTKISEWYEQGQYKPYAELDNGAYMVKLLVYIMANCPYRIRLNRIIRDIPTTYIKGGEKRCNLRQVIEAEMRTQHIRCKDIRERECKGNPIDRANTHLFIDEFRASEGTEFYLSVENKDRTQLYGHLRLRLRDDAAREESNILPVLRGCALIRELHTYGKLIAVSQQNTGHETQHVGVGTQLMREAERIAKERGYRRMAVIAGVGVRRYYAKLGYWLEDTYMVKILDDQTSAITEEQVVQDDDNENSVYSGFLSTIKSLFGLQ from the coding sequence ATGCCGCCGTCCTTCCACTCGCTTCTCGGAGACTACGAGGTGCCAGGAGAGGCGAAGGATGTGGAAGAGCTCGTTGGTGGTCACGAGGACTTCAGCGACCTCCCCATGGCCCGCCGCGAGGCCCTCCTGCAGTCCGTACGTACGCTAGTAAAGAAGGCGGCCGGGACCACCTCAGCGAATCAGCTCGAGCACCTGCGAGTGAAGGCGTCGCGCCTGCACGGCTTCAAAGACACGGCGCGCAAGTCAGAGCTAACGGCGGCCTACAGGCAGCTCGTCCGCGAGGGAGCCATTTGCGAGagcgccgtcgtcgaggcgctgctcacgCGCAAAAAGGGGCGGTCACACAGCGGGGTGCTCGTGGTGACCGTGTTCATGGGCCCTGGCGAGTTCAGCTGCCCCAAGGACTGCCACTACTGCCCCAACCAACCGGGTATCGCACGCAGCTACTTGCTGAAGGAGCCGggcgtgctgcgcggcttCCGCAACGGCTGGGATCCCATCAGCCAGTTCTACGACCGCGCCAGCGCACTGGAGAACAACGGTCACGTCGTGGACAAGATCGAGCTCATCATCCTTGGCGGAACCTTTTCTTTCTACCCCCAGCGCTACTCCGAGGAGTTTATGACGGCATCCTTCTACGCCGCTAACACGTACTACGAttcagcgccgctgcgcccgATGCGCAGCTTGGCGGAGGAGCTGACGCTGAACGAGAACGCGCGATGCCGCATCATCGGCATCACAGTGGAGACGCGGCCCGACTACATCAGCGCACACGAGCTGCGCCGTTTCCGCTCTCTCGGTGTAACACGCGTGCAACTCGGCATCCAGCACCTTGATGATGACATTCTGAACATCATCAATCGCGACTGCCCTACGGCGAAGACCGTTGTTGCGATTCAGCGGCTCCTGGACGCTGGGTTCAAGGTGGACGCTCACTGGATGCCTGACCTGCCAGGGAGCAGCTTCGAGAAGGACATGGAGCTCTTCGAGACGCTCTTCTCTGCTGAGAATGAGTCGTTTCAGGTCGATCAATGGAAGGTGTACCCGACCGCCACGGTACCCTTCACCAAAATCAGTGAGTGGTACGAGCAGGGGCAGTACAAGCCCTATGCGGAGCTGGACAACGGTGCCTACATGGTGAAGTTACTGGTCTACATCATGGCGAACTGTCCGTACCGCATCCGCCTGAACCGTATTATCCGAGATATCCCGACAACGTACATCAAGGGCGGAGAGAAGCGGTGCAACCTGCGCCAGGTGATCGAGGCTGAGATGCGCACACAACACATCCGATGCAAGGACATCCGCGAGCGCGAATGCAAGGGCAACCCGATCGACCGGGCCAACACGCACCTTTTCATCGACGAGTTCCGCGCCAGCGAGGGGACGGAGTTCTACCTCTCCGTGGAGAACAAAGATCGCACGCAGCTGTACGGGCATCTTCGCCTGCGACTACGTGACGACGCtgcgagggaggagagcaacATCCTGCCGGTGCTCCGCGGCTGTGCTCTCATTCGCGAGCTGCACACGTATGGCAAGCTCATCGCTGTCAGTCAGCAGAATACTGGGCACGAGACACAGCACGTTGGCGTCGGGACGCAGCTCATGCGGGAGGCCGAGCGCATCGCCAAGGAGCGTGGTTACCGTCGCATGGCCGTGATTGCCGGCGTTGGGGTACGCCGCTACTACGCGAAACTTGGTTATTGGCTCGAGGACACGTACATGGTGAAGATACTTGATGATCAGACGAGTGCCAtcacggaggagcaggtaGTGCaggacgacgacaacgagaACTCGGTGTACAGCGGTTTTCTGAGCACCATCAAGTCTCTCTTTGGGCTCCAGTAG
- a CDS encoding mitochondrial carrier protein-like protein (TriTrypDB/GeneDB-style sysID: LpmP.23.1530) codes for MLVHTEQPSLDGCVEGNGGISATTLPPAVTARHDIKPKSTMTDNAHGSRGSYHIDTLYADPEITVLASSVATTVTKSVLHPLDTLKCRVQLLRTDITPPTQPYQRYQCYPSQQPPGLLRTRLRQLRHQYTGQWTPGHLYGGLPVKLLFYVPYQATYVLSYNCMQHTLQGMDSEGKDAAGHRTANYVWHTVAAAVFAEVVSAGLRVPMETMKMRIQSATAHGSFDALRQLWQQGFASCARLAVPQVLMHDIPYSIIQWVTYETLRPWTQQWKARLEEQKGGTELAATSSASKSFWALYGVELARTLLSGGLSGLLASVLTAPLDNIRTRVVVATVRNRHLTVTDVVRDTYQREGMRGFVRGGGMRVLWVTTNMACYFPLFESVRSLLLWRENEGRLTGASS; via the coding sequence ATGTTGGTGCACACAGAGCAGCCGTCTTTAGATGGCTGTGTGGAGGGGAACGGGGGCATATCCGccacgacgctgccgcctgcggTCACTGCGCGGCATGATATCAAGCCCAAGTCCACGATGACGGATAACGCCCATGGTAGCCGTGGCAGCTACCATATCGACACGCTCTATGCGGACCCCGAAATAACAGTCTTGGCCTCCTCTGTGGCCACGACAGTGACCAAGTCGGTGCTGCACCCTCTCGACACCCTCAAGTGCcgagtgcagctgctgcgcaccgaTATAACCCCGCCGACGCAGCCGTACCAACGTTACCAATGCTACCCCAGCCAGCAGCCACCTGGTCTGCTGCGCACTCGTCTGCGACAGCTGCGGCATCAATACACTGGTCAGTGGACACCAGGACACCTCTATGGCGGGCTGCCGGTGAAGCTTCTGTTTTACGTCCCCTATCAGGCCACGTATGTGCTGAGTTATAACTGTATGCAACATACACTGCAGGGAATGGATAGTGAGGGGAAGGATGCGGCGGGTCATCGCACTGCAAACTACGTGTGGCACACTGTGGCCGCGGCGGTCTTCGCCGAGGTCGTGAGCGCCGGGCTGCGTGTGCCGATGGAGACCATGAAGATGCGCATTCAGTCTGCTACCGCCCACGGCTCCTTCGATGCACTGCGGCAGTTGTGGCAGCAAGGCTTCGCCTCCTGTGCGCGCCTCGCCGTGCCACAGGTGCTCATGCACGACATACCGTACTCGATCATTCAGTGGGTGACGTACGAGACCCTGCGGCCATGGACCCAGCAGTGGAAGGCACGCTTGGAGGAGCAGAAAGGCGGCAcggagctggcggcgacaTCGTCAGCGTCGAAGAGCTTCTGGGCTCTCTATGGCGTAGAGCTGGCGCGTACTCTTCTCTCTGGCGGCCTCAGCGGCCTCTTGGCGTCTGTGCTCACCGCGCCGCTGGATAACATCCGCACCCGCGTCGTAGTGGCCACAGTACGGAATCGCCACCTGACGGTCACGGATGTGGTGCGAGACACTTATCAGCGCGAGGGCATGCGCGGCTTcgtgcgtggcggtggcatgCGTGTTCTGTGGGTCACAACGAACATGGCTTGCTACTTCCCTCTGTTCGAAAGTGTGcgctcgctgttgctgtggcgTGAAAATGAGGGCCGCCTCACCGGCGCGTCTTCGTGA
- a CDS encoding hypothetical protein (TriTrypDB/GeneDB-style sysID: LpmP.23.1500) — MLQPRTHGGWRVARRYTCLNAVINCIFFVEPSTLSFSAMRLPSRASASLLVVGLRGSNTCSHNTLHTATLRESVRRCQTKAADTASTTTSSIAPLDSASFLSALLEPERTVSLEDTTRTYATMDVVERCDVYDPSLPNVASPSPSTAGHGVAQWELGGESAESTTTAPAYPLRAAHAQGRLWSHFVGAQKTAVEGGLSESAAEPPAWFVQLCRDLYFRTDSTVADKRVADNFDVVTQASDLLADQAAAEASGSSGRRSGVTPPLAGVFSTATSAQRADDSLEVDPYTWLPFDLLDVKDYGVGPYEFPPTATYTLEQRVNLCLGQPDKEYVHFCSTYCFPQRWQIPTSMGTQPARLLVDPSCPTPVVFLQLSPDFPPVMWLPMKPSVAAIRGVLSSFATQAFLHREEQHAVFAQRYETAKRVMELQQLPTTQEGDVLRFMAYEARNLPYLDAPLREYPNQQEFFLGEYDDPERLLEHFDLCPFVFAISHLRTVTDLHAEHMTPTIEGAGVAPSLFRCIFSKALIQISVHLSAEVKLPPQDPEAFHFMWKDSQVVPKMKIPVFARVSWPDNRNLCGGGLLARRFNKLFGTEFASDTPVDAILSVYYVMQWAQRVPDLLGVAGMRQRVAELEAAAHLPEPAKLYPGTREIPNPEYTASERLGMHIQYLSHLGDPQVLETIQALLPTASAPVRMGCAKATLIAGDRELFRHIVSSEPPGRMQHYMTKLVVKRKTRDLVDPEPRLLEDQYEFAAPLWTKRGTRIDRNTLEGAVDAARLLR; from the coding sequence ATGCTCCAGCCACGGACCCACGGCGGGTGGCGTGTCGCGCGCCGGTACACATGCCTCAATGCGGTCATCAACTGCATCTTTTTCGTGGAGCCATCGACGCTGTCTTTCTCGGCGATGCGTCTTCCAAGCCGGGCTTCAGCATCGCTGCTCGTCGTTGGACTACGTGGTAGCAACACTTGTAGTCACAACACGCTCCATACTGCCACGCTGCGCGAATCAGTGCGGCGTTGCCAGACCAAAGCCGCCGACACAGCCTCGACAACAACTAGCAGCATCGCCCCGCTCGACTCGGCATCGTTCCTATCCGCGCTCTTAGAGCCTGAGAGAACGGTGTCGCTCGAGGACACGACGCGCACCTACGCGACAATGGACGTGGTGGAGCGGTGTGACGTGTACGACCCAAGTTTGCCAAACGTGGCATCACCGTCTCCGTCAACGGCGGGGCACGGTGTTGCGCAGTGGGAGCTGGGCGGCGAGTCCGCCGAGAGTACCACAACGGCACCTGCGTATCCCCTTCGTGCCGCGCATGCTCAGGGGCGACTCTGGTCGCACTTTGTGGGAGCGCAAAAGACGGCAGTGGAGGGGGGCTTgagcgagagcgccgccgaGCCGCCGGCGTGGTTTGTACAGCTCTGCAGGGACCTGTACTTCCGCACCGACAGCACTGTGGCGGACAAGCGAGTCGCTGACAACTTTGACGTGGTCACGCAGGCAAGCGATCTTCTGGCTGAccaagcggcagcggaggcgtcTGGGAGTTCGGGACGCCGCAGCGGggtgacgccgccgctggctgGCGTGTTTTCTACTGCCACGTCGGCTCAGCGCGCTGACGACTCGCTGGAAGTGGATCCCTACACGTGGCTGCCGTTCGATCTGCTTGACGTGAAGGACTACGGCGTGGGGCCGTACGAGTTTCCGCCCACGGCGACGTACacgctggagcagcgggTGAATCTGTGCCTTGGTCAGCCGGACAAGGAGTACGTGCACTTCTGTAGCACCTACTGCTTCCCTCAGCGCTGGCAGATCCCGACCTCGATGGGCACGCAGCCGGCGCGACTGCTGGTCGACCCGTCGTGCCCCACGCCAGTGGTCTTTCTACAACTCTCCCCAGACTTTCCGCCTGTAATGTGGTTGCCCATGAAGCCCTCCGTGGCCGCCATCCGCGGCGTGCTCAGCAGCTTTGCGACACAAGCGTTCTTGCATCGCGAGGAACAACATGCCGTGTTCGCACAGCGGTACGAGACAGCGAAACGGGTcatggagctgcagcagctgcccacCACGCAAGAGGGGGATGTACTGCGCTTCATGGCGTACGAGGCACGTAACCTCCCGTACCTCGACGCCCCGCTGCGCGAGTACCCAAATCAACAAGAGTTTTTTCTCGGCGAGTACGACGACCCTGAGCGGCTGCTCGAGCACTTCGACCTCTGCCCTTTCGTTTTCGCCATTTCTCATCTCCGAACTGTGACGGACTTGCATGCCGAGCACATGACTCCGACGATCGAGGGCGCCGGCGTAGCGCCGTCCCTCTTCCGCTGTATCTTCTCGAAGGCCCTAATTCAGATCTCCGTGCACCTCtcggcggaggtgaagctgcCACCGCAGGACCCAGAGGCCTTCCACTTTATGTGGAAGGACTCTCAGGTGGTGCCTAAGATGAAGATCCCCGTCTTCGCGCGCGTGTCGTGGCCGGACAACCGTAAcctctgtggcggtggccttCTAGCTCGCCGCTTCAACAAGCTCTTCGGCACCGAGTTCGCCTCTGACACGCCGGTGGACGCTATTCTCAGTGTCTACTATGTGATGCAGTGGGCGCAAAGGGTTCCGGACCTGCTGGGGGTGGCCGGTATgcggcagcgcgtggcggagctggaggcggcggcacaccTTCCCGAGCCGGCCAAGCTGTACCCTGGTACCCGCGAGATCCCCAACCCGGAGTACACGGCCTCGGAGAGGCTGGGGATGCACATCCAGTACTTGAGTCACCTAGGCGATCCGCAGGTGCTGGAGACCAtccaggcgctgctgccgacggcCTCCGCGCCGGTGCGGATGGGTTGCGCCAAGGCGACACTGATTGCCGGAGACCGGGAGCTATTCCGTCATATCGTCTCCAGTGAGCCGCCAGGCCGTATGCAGCACTACATGACGAAGCTTGTTGTGAAGCGTAAGACACGTGACCTCGTCGATCCAgagccgcggctgctggaggatCAGTACGAGTTTGCCGCCCCGCTGTGGACGAAGCGGGGGACGCGTATTGACCGCAACACGCTGGAGGGGGCAGTTGATGCAGCTCGGCTTCTGCGGTAG